The Aspergillus nidulans FGSC A4 chromosome VII nucleotide sequence TGAATGTTCATAGGGCTATATCCTGCATTTGTCAGCTGTCTTATTACTAATGAAGGTGAGTTCTTGTAATCACCGCTGGTTGGAGTAGTTAGGATCCACATGGCTTGTATGGCTTTAAGCCTTGATCCGTTTCTTATGTCCGGACCTTCCTTAAGTCAATAAGTGCGTAGGGCCCGTCTAGCTCTAAGTGCTTTTGAAGGCGCTCGCTCTCGCTGCAGGTTATTGGGGTTGCGCTTGCTCTTCGCTCACAGTATCTACTTCTTCCCATTCATTGTCTTCCTCACTGCGCACTACTGATTTCCTCTTACCAtgtcttcttttcttgtcACCGGCGCTTCCAGAGGCCTTGGCCTTGCCTTCGTCCAAAGGCTCTCTGCTCTGCCTGTCTCGGAAGTCAGCATCGTTTTTGCGACGGCTCGATCCCAGTCTCccgagttggaggagctggccaAGCAGTCTGCAGGCCGggtcatcgtcatcaagctTGAAGTCACCAACGAGACATCTATCAAACAGGCAGCTACTGAAGTGGAAGACAGGCTGGGTGGCAAGGGACTCGACGTCCtgatcaacaatgccggAGTCTGCGATTACACACCTGACGGAGTGAAGACGTTGTGAGTAGAGCCTGACTGCGCGTCACAAAGGGACAGTTAGTGAAAACCTGCTGTGACAGATTTTCTGACCTTCTTCACCAGGGACAATCTCGAGCAGATCTTCTCTGTCAATGTCTTGGGTGTACACTGGGTAACTCGAGCGTTCATTCCATTGCTGCAAAAGGGGGTCCAGAAGAAGGTCGTCAACATGTAGGTGAACCTCTAGTTTCTATAAG carries:
- a CDS encoding SDR family oxidoreductase (transcript_id=CADANIAT00008708), which gives rise to MSSFLVTGASRGLGLAFVQRLSALPVSEVSIVFATARSQSPELEELAKQSAGRVIVIKLEVTNETSIKQAATEVEDRLGGKGLDVLINNAGVCDYTPDGVKTLDNLEQIFSVNVLGVHWVTRAFIPLLQKGVQKKVVNISTTLASITLARASHGLPTPAYKVSKAAMNALTVQYALDYEKEGFTIFALSPGWLKTELGGGDAADLTADEGARLSLDIILGPSRGLNGQFTRIHLPGWENSRHQYDGSNAPW